The Rattus rattus isolate New Zealand chromosome 8, Rrattus_CSIRO_v1, whole genome shotgun sequence genome contains the following window.
aggaagggcaggaagtgaggctagagagatggctcagaggttaaaagccagctctgctcctcttccagaggacctgagttctgagttcgaGGACCACCTGTAACTTCTGATTAAGGGGACCTGAACCTAacaccttctggcttccatgtcACCTGCACTCATGAGCACCTACCATTTCTCTCTCCACCACAGACATACAAGGTGTTGAGCTTTATCAAAAAGAGAGAGTCAGGAAATGTTTGATAGAGATGAGGTATagtgaggtggaagggggtgcctctgtgggcccatgttgaggcattccttccccctgaggtaccagccatacaacGGACATagtataaaatagtttatttagggcatggggaggggatttgagggagtagagacagagagagagagaaagagacagagaagaggagaagttGGCCAgcaacacatggagagagaggggaagggggacagggagagagggagaaggggcagggagagaaggggcagagagcaagagaataagatgtgagagaggagggggcaaacagctcttgccaggtaactgtggggcagagcctgagGGAATGCTAACCCAGGggattcaaaataaaatgtcttttcaagttttgttgaattatttcattttgtgtggATGCGTGAGGGCCTGAGTGTTGGCCAGAAATGGGCTATGGATTTCCTGCACTGGAGTTACAGTgaggtgagtgctgggaaccaaccgtgggttctctgtaagagcaacaagtgctcttatccacagagtcatcttcccagcccctgtttgtttgtttgtctgtttgtttatttgtttgttttgaggcagggcctctctataaagccctggctggcctgaaactatgtagctctggatgacctgtctctgcctcctgtttttttggttttttgttttaagatttgtttgtttgtttgtttattatttatgcatacactgtctctgtcttcagacacaccagcagagggcattggatcccattacagatgactgtgagccaccatgtggtgctgggatttgaactcaggacctctagaagagtcagtgctcttaaccactgagccatctctccagctctcccctcccgcccccttttataagatttactttttttttttctagatttacttattttcattttatacacCCAGGTGTTTTGCCTCTATCTGTCTACCTGGgcacctgtgtgcatgcagtaccagcacataccagaagagggcatcacgttccctggaactggagtaatcAATGGTTATGAACccccatgtaggtgctaggaattgattgcaccaggctctctggaagagcagtcagtaatcttaaccactgagccaaccttctagtctgatttttgtttgtttgtttcagcccctcagttgtctttttttttaaagatttatttatttattatatataagtacactgtagctgtcttcagacataccagaagagggcatcagatctcattacagatggttgtaagccaccatgcggttgttgggatttgaactcaggacctctggaagagcagtcagtgctcttaaccactaagctatctctccagccccaggttttttttaaatttttttttttaatttttattttttggttctttttttttcggagctggggattgcgCTTCCtaggagctaaatccccaaccccccagtctttttttaaattggatattttacatatttacattttaaatgttatccccctttccccctctcccatcccccttcccctccagtCTATTTTTTAagtaggttttgtgtgtgtgtgtgtgtatgtgtgtgtgtgtgtgtgtgtgtgtgtgtgtgtgtgtgtgtgtatgtacatgcatggtGGTTGAAACTTtcatgccacagtgcatgtgtggaagtctgAGGACATCTTTGTGGGTTCAGTTTTCTTCTTGCaacttcatgtgggttctggggattgaactcaggtccttggactcgctggcaggagccttttctgCCGAACTGTCTCACctccctctgtatttgttctgtttttgagatagggtctcttgggctcagccgttaaaggctaggctcacaaccaaaaagtaTAAGGgatagggtctctctctgtagcccaggctgttctggaattcactatatagtccaggctggccttgaacttgggcaATACTCCTCAACCTCCCAAGAGTTGAAACCAACAGATTTACTGAGTATCTACTGTGTCCTCAGCTCTAAAGAACCAGGTATTTTAGGTCCCTAAGATCAAAGTAGTTGGTCTCAGGGAACTTGCAGTCTGGAGGAGGGGACAACTGAGTCATCACACCCACAactgtgagtctgtgtatgtaaCACTGTGGGGCAGGACAGGAATcagagggtggagggaaggaaggggttgaTGAAGGTTAGACACTTCCCTGGGAAAGGGGCAATGAGCTATGAAAACAGGAGGGCCTGAGAGCAGTCACAGGGCAGTCTAGGCACACGGAATCCtctgtgcaaaggccctgtggcaagaaagaaagcaggctacTGAGGCATGGTGGGAAAAGCTGAGAGGAAGCTGTGTGTTTCAAACCTGGCCCTAAGATCACCTTGTAGACTGGGGTTTTCACCCtacaagcaaagaaaaagatcACTGCTTCTCACCAGGAATACATCTTGGTGAGGACAAAAACGAGGAGGTAGGccagggagatgtctcagtgggtaactGTGTGTGGTGAAAACCCAAAAACCCgagtctgatccctgggacctaTGTGGAGGGAGTGAAtggactcccaaaagttgtccgcAATGTATTTAACATACTATGTGCAcaggcatgcccacacacacccacacgtgagagagaaaaataaaacatttagttgggtggtggtggcagcactcaggaggcagagccaagtggatctctgtgaatttgaggccagcctggtctacagagagttccaggtcagccagagctacacagagaaaccctgtctcaaacaaacaaacaaacaaacaaacaaaaccccaaataaataaaactttcatagaacaaaactaaattttaaatatgGACGAGGGTGACATCCCTGCCTGATTACCAGTGTTACCCTTGTCCCCCCTCCTGCAGGGGGCTTCCATCTCAGCTCTTGGTAGCACGTTCTTTACCCAGGCGTCTATGTTTTCTCTAGCACTTCCCTAAGCTCTGTCAGTGTCTCTGCCACACCCTCACATGGCGATCCAGCGTCTACCCCCTGCCTAACTCAGAGTCCTGCTTGGATCATCTTTTGAGGGCAGAACCCACAACTTAGCTCTGGGGCTTGGAGTGCTGTCATTGTCTCTGCCCCTGCTTGCCTCCCGCCTGGGAAGTCACCTTCAGggtttggggctagagagaatGACATGCATATGCCATTGACCTTGATGTTTTAGATATATGCATAAGGGAACCCGCTAAAGCGGTGACTCGCACAGACACCATCAACGACACAGGTCGTGGGTCAGCCTTTATTGTGAGAATTAAGTACAGTTAAGAGAAAAATCAGCTTTGGTGGGActtcggggggtggggggctggcaGGGAGtgttggaagcagagagaggggtaCTGTCAGGAATGGACTCAGTgaagagggcagggagagggaggagaagccggTGACTGCTGCCTGTTTGGAAGAGCCTAGGCTGCAGGAGAGCCTTCATTTGTGGGCACCCAGTGCCAGGGCAATGATAAGTCCCACGACCAACAGGAACATGGCCACAGACAGCAGCACTGTGATGACCACCATGCCTCCTGTCCGGGCCATTCCTAACCCGATAGACTCCATGTTTCTTCCTGTCAGAAGAAGATAGGGAAACCTTTGTGAGTTGAGGGGGGGTCCCTAGCCACCCTGTGGTTTGCAGCTTAATCCAGCCACCAGCATCAGTTCAACTAGTTATCCAGCCAACCGGTCAAGCCAACATGGACCTCCCTCCCAGCAGTGCTTGGGAGCCACCAAGGAGATCTAATAGGACCTCGTCCCTCTGCACAAGGAACCTTTAGTTCAGCAGATGAATGAACAGGAGGTGACCATACCAAACACTgcaggagagagagtgagagctcTGAAAACAGTTTAGGTAACTTGCTCTGGGGGATAGAGCCGGAGTTCAAGGAAGTGTGTGGCCACTGAGGTGTGAGAGGTAGGCATTTTACTTACGGGGAAGCGTGGACATGGGAGTCTCTGGACTGGACTCAGTGGACATCCCCTTCTGTACTCGGTAGGATATGCTTTAGAGGTGGGAGTTGAGAGAAAGCAGAGACCCCCAGTAGGTATCTGGCACGTGGGAGGAGGGGTTCCAGCCTCCATCTTCCAGTTAGCCTCCCATCTGTGCCCTCCTGGGGTGGAGGTTCACATTTCATACCCTTTAGCTGCACCCTCCCTAACCCATGCTTACCAGCAACTCCCTACTCTCACCCCACCTCCGCTCCCCTTTCTGTGTCCACCCCCACGGGTGTCCCTTGGTACCTACTAGTATTTGGTTCCTGGTGTGAGGTTTGTCACCTGATATGCGCTGAGCCTTGTGACGGTGAAGCCTGCCCCGCTGTCCACCACGCTCACAAGCTCCCTGCGCCCACGGCACGGAGGCACCACAAAGCCCGACTTAACCACTGATGGGAAATTGGAGTGAAAGGCAAGATCAGTTTTCTAGCAGTCCACTCTTGTAAAACGGTCAGCTTTTGGGTGTCGTTAAGAGGAGTTGAGATGAGGAGAATAAATGGGTACAAGGGAGGCCTACCTTTGCTGTCATTGGCTCGCCGGACCATCAGTGTGGCATTACCTCCGGTGAGGTGACAGGGGGGCAAGGCAATTAGCAGGCTTTCTGTTAGCGCTGGGGACAGCAGACCAGAGAGGCTTGAGATGTTGAAGTCTGTTAGAGAGCCAAGAGGAAAACCAGAAAGAGTTAGCCCTCTCTTAACTCAgagctgggggtgtggggtggggtggggtggatgggtgaTCATTGCAAAGGGTGCCGAGACAGAACAGGACCGTATGGATATGACCGCCAGATGGCAGGCTTGAGCTGCAGATGGTGGGTACGCCGCCGCAGTGCTTGGGAACTGGACTAGACTTTGGCATCCAGTCAGTCCCCAGTCTCGCCCAACCCACACAAACCTTGGACCCTTCCCCGTATTTCTCTACTCCTAGATCTGGAAGAAGCCCAGGAATCTGTCACCTGATCCCTACCACAAGTAACTCTCAACCCCAGCCAGCTAGACCAAAGCTCTCGTTGAGAGCCCTGGGAGAGACAATGCTCTCAGTCTAGAACTCTgaaaccctcctccctcccaccagaAATAGAGACCTGCAGCCCCCggagccaggacagccagcagAATCAGAAACAGGCGCAAGGTCTGGACAGGCAGTGTGGATGCCATActgtgctgggaactggatcCTGGGACAGCTTCAGGCAGGCTGGAGCTTCCTGGGGCCAATGAGGCCCTGCCCCAGGGTGACTGATTTTTGTCTTGGAGTGGGAGGGGCTGCTGGGAATCCAGTCCAACTTGCCCCTTGGGCACTGTAGCCTCAGGGAGGGCCCCCAGACAGGTTTTTCAGGATGGGGAGCTGGCCCTCAGGCCTAAAGGGGGATGCTCTGGCTGGGTCCTGGCAGCTTAGTTAGCTGCAGGGGAGTATGACTCTGGAACTCCCCTGTCTGAAGCACAGGGTTCCTGTACATGTGTCTGCATCCTGGAGGTAGGAGTTTCCCTAGGAGGGCCATGAGTTCTAAAATTGCCCTGATATGTAGGAAAACCCCCAAAGATCGAAAGGGCTTTGGTTAGTaaggatgagagagaggagattgATTGGGTAGGGTGGGGATAGCAGAGCCAGAGAGATCCAGTTCTGGTGTTAACTGAGGCCCAAAAAACTGCCGCTCTGGGAGAAGCTGAAGGTGTCAGTGTGAGTCTTGAGATTTCTCCAGAGGGTGGAGACAAGGGAGGTCTGGGAAAGTTACCAAGCAAACACTGGTCCAGTCCAGCAAGGGTAGTGGGCAGTGCTGTATGTACAAACAGACCTGGACAGCAAGGGTTTGTTCAGCTGGTAGAGAGTAAAGAAGAAAAACCTCAGGAAACAAGAGACTGGAAGATCCCGAGTTTCAGGTGTATTTTGTCTTGAGGggtttgtattgtttgtttgtttgtttgtttttgccagcctaggttacacagtgagtttctggtcagcctgggttacacagggagaccctgtctcaaaaccagtcCAGCGAAACAGTGTACACAGTGGTGTACgctttttaattccagcactcaaaacacaggggctggaggatctctgagaacttgaggccagcctagtctacagagtgagttccaggacagccagggctatgtcgagagatcctgtctcaaaaaacaaacaaacagggctggagagatggcttagtggttaagagcactgactgccctccagaggtcctgagttcaattcccagcacccacatggtggctcacaaccatctgtaatgggatctgatgccctcttctggtgtgtctgaagacagcgacagtgtcctcatatataataaataaatcttttaaaacaaacaagcaaaaatcaacAAGAGTAACAACAAAAGCAGGGAGAGGTGATGGTGGCCCAGGCCTCTAACtgaagcacttgggagacagaaacaagtgGATATCTgtgtttgaggctaacctggtctatagactgaattccaggacagcaaggactacacagagaaaccttatatcaaaaacaaacaaacaaacaaatgaacaaacaaaaaggttggggatttagctcagtggtagagcttgcttGCCTAGtttgaagcgcaaggccctgggttggtccccagttcgaaaaaaaaaaaaaaaaaaaagaaaagaaaagaaaaaaaaacaaacaaaaaagcaaaaacataaacaaaaaccaaacaaaaaatagtaacaaaaccCCTCAGACAAAACAAGCCTGTAACAACAAAAGATGGGTCTGAGGGCTGGGGTGTAGATCAGTGGTGGACTATGTGCATGTGGCTCTGGGTTTCGACCCCTGGGATGACAAGACAAATACTATTTTCTGTTGGGGAAAAACAACACCACCAGCCACAGCTTCTCTGGCTGCTTCCCGCCCTGGGCTAAATGAGAGAACAGATGGAGGCTCTCCAGTCGTGGAAGAGCACTGTGAATTCAGTCACCCCTCCTCTGGACACTGGCCAGGGGCTCTGCAAGCCCTCGTGAACGGCACTGCTTTTTAAAGATGTGGAACCCGAGACTCAGGTTGTCACTACAAAGTGGCTGCAGGGGCGTGGCTTCTCAGATGGGATAACTCTGCAGGGCCTGAACTCAGACGGGCAGGGTCTGCTCTAGGAACCACCTATTTCCCCCAGTCCCAGAGAAAGGGTTGGGTCCTAGTAGAAAAGTGGGGGCCGTGAAGGGCTGATGGGGTTCTGTCCTTTCCTCCATGGTGGGTAGACTTAAAGTCTTAGATGTGTGTAGGGGGCATAGAAGACAGAACTTAGGGGCTCTGGTAGGGAGCAGGAAGAGCTCGCACCTGAGTGTCTCCAAATTTACCGTGCAAGGGACTGCCAGGAAACTGGATCAGATGCAGCTTCTGATTCGGTGGGTCTGAGGTAAAACACGAAActgcatttctttcaaaaatttaaatttgcatttattattttgGGTATGTGGATGCCCGTATGTGTGCCACggtgtatatgtggaggtcatagACCAAGTtgtgggagttggctctctctttTCACAATGTGGCTTCTGAGGATCAAAGTGTCGATCAATcagtcgtcaggcttggtggcaagaggttttttgtttttgtttttgtttttttctttctttttcttttttcggagctggggaccgaacccagggccttgcgtttgctaggcaagcgctctaccactgagctaaatccccaaccccgtggcaAGAGTTTTTACCTGTTGAGCCGTCTCACGGTTTCCTAAAACTTCCTAAGGTGCTTACAGGTAAGGCAGAGACACTGACTCACATTTGGAGTTAGCAGATGCTCTACTggtgtatacactcacacacacacatacacacacacacatacacacacacacaacacacactcatacacacacactcatatacactcatacacacacactcatttacactcatacacacacatactcatacacagacacagacacacactcatacacatagacacacacattcacacacacagacacacacactcatacacatagacacacacattcacacacacagacacacacactcatacacatagacacacacattcacacacacagacacacacactcatacacacagacgcacgcacacacacacacacacacagacacacacactcatacacacagatgcacacacagacacacacatacacacagacgcacgcacacacacacacacacagatacacacacacacacacagacgcacacacacacacacacacacaaatgcaaaacaGGACAGAGGTCTTCAAGCTGCCAGGACAGGCTGCCTTTGGGTGGAGAACTGGAACTGAGTTCTGCTTTTCCGGCTCCTTGGCTTTTGTCCCCTTTCGATGAGATCTTATCCTCACTTTACACACAGAAAGATCACACATGAAGGAGAACTGGCAGTGGGGAAGAGGGCTACATGGTGGGGTGTCAGGGTCAGGAGCTCTTCCTGGCAAGCCTCAAGCCTCAACATAGCACAGTGTTTACATAAGGGTTTAGGAGCTGTCTCTTCCCATCTGGGCTAAGGAGGAATCGGGGAGAGGATTGGTTTACTGCGGAGCAGAGCACATAGGTTCACTCTTAAGCCCCATTTGAAATTAGAAGTGAGACAGAGTGGGAATGGAAAGAACAGATCTCTGGTCACATTTTTAAAGGGATATGAGGGTACTGTGCCTTTAAGCCCTTCCATCTCCCTCCAATACCCCCCTCACCTTCCCCACCCTAACCCTCCCCAGGTTTCTGGAGGAGCAGAGTTGCGTCTTCTCCCTGCCCTGCCGAGCtgctcactggctgctctggaGGCTGTGCTTTGCGGTCTCCATGGAAACCATTAGTTGCTAAGCAACTGGAGCATCATCTGTGCTGAGCTCTCGCATCTAATTATCCCATCACAGTGGCTGAGAAGGGTTTGGGGAgctgagaggagggggaggcccAGCACAGGAGCAAGAGGATAACTCTTTAAGCAGAGTGGCTTCACTGACAGTACTGAGATCATTTAAAGTCACAGCACCCTGTACCTCTGGAGGATTTTCTAGTGGCTAAGTAAGGGAATCAGGGCCAAATGTCTGGACTCTCTCCCCTAAACCCTGTCTTCTCCTTGATTCTTGAATATGAATCCCCTCAagttccctctccttcctccttacaTATATGCTCCTCAAGCCCACAGACATTTATTGAGTACCAGGGATGCCCCTGGAGTAAACGAGGTGGTACCGCTATGATAAGTGGGATAAGTTCTTGCCCCTCGGGGTCTTCACTTTCCTCTTCTGCTCAGCCAGCTTTTAAAACAGACCCCCTCTTCTGGGACTGCAGTCTATGTCACCTTCTTGAACTACGGTCATTCTGCAGCCTGAAGAATTGGGATCAGAACCAAGGTCTGCCTGATAGATCCACAGTCCTACCTCAATAGGTCTCTACCTCCCAGTCAACTAGAAACACATGCCTGTCTCACGAGGCCAGACACTGATGGTGGTCGTTGTACTCTGGTGGTGAGTGTTGACTTACAACTTTGGGTGAGCTGCTttgaacctctttttttttttcaacttgaaaaTGGGAAGGTTGTGTTCATTTCTCTTGAACTGGGGTCTAATAAGACATGACAAGCATAAAAATGATTTAGGGCAAAGATGCAGAAAGATGATTGACACCCGAGATCCAGGAGCACAGTGGACACCCTGAGGGCTCGGACCTAGAGGCCAGAGGTGATGCTCACCAAATGCTGGTTTGTTGGAAATGTTGAGAACCACTCCCTAAATGTCTGAGGCTGGACCATTCCCTAAATGTCTGAGGCTGGACCATTTCCTAAATATCTGAGGCTGGACGATGCTATAGCCAAAAGGAAAATTCCATCATTTGGGCTTGGAAGAGAcctgaaaacacttttttttttttaaggccaaAATAGCCATTTGCCCCAAACAGTTCATCTTTTGACCTTGGCTAAGTTATCTCCCTTGATTCTTCAAATTGTAGTTGCCATTTCaagtggatttatttatttattttaaacagatttatttattttatttatatgagttcactgttgctatcttcagactcaccagaagagggcatcagatctcgttacaaatggttgtgagccaccatgtggttgctgggatttgaactcaggacctctgaaagttgtagtcagtgcacttaactgctgagtcagctctccatTCCACCCCCTTtgtaaatttacttattttatgttatgaatgttttgcctgtgtgtgcctgtgtgttttgcctgtgtgggCACCAGCCCAGATTGGAAGTCAGGCCATCAGATCTGGGGAACTGgcgttatagatggttgtgagccgccatgtggtgctgggaactgaaccctgggcctctgtaagagcaacgaGTACTTTAAACtacagagctgtctctccagccactaTAGTTTCCACTtctatagaaatgaaataaaacccatCTCGTGGGAATATGGTGATTATCAATCCAGCTAATTTATTTAAGGGTGCCTAGGAAAGTATCTGATTCAATAAATACTGATTTAAGTGATCCATCttgttctcctctcccccttttaagattttactttgggtgtgtgtgtgtgtgtgtgtgtgtgtgtgtgtgtgtgagagagagagagagagagagagagagagagagagagagagagagagagaggagagagagagagaacaccatcattgtcctcagacacaccataagaggcattggatcccattacaaatggttgtgagccgccatgccaGTGGCAGGGTTGAGGGGAGGTGGAATCTGCATTTGGAAAGGCTGAGGGACTTGAATTAGTCTCACACCTAGAAACTACAAACCAAACTTCTTCTTCAAGGAGGGGCCTGATGGTAGCCTCAGCTACTCTGGTGGCTGGCTGACTTATATCCTTTGCTGAAGGTTTGAATTTTCGCCTTTGAGATTCTTCACCAAAGTTCTGTAGGGGTCATTCTGACATGGATCCCCCTGGCAGTATAGAGGACAGACTGGCACCTGGTCAGATATGAGGTGAGGAGACTGAGGAACAGAACTacccaagagaaaagaaaactgagtggCCAGGCCGTGGCCATCAGAATAAAAGGAGCAGACTGTAGTGGCATCTCCATCAGTGGTGACAACAGAACAAATGACCTCCAGATTTATGGTTCAGATCAGACTTGAATGGCGGGGTGGACGAAGAATGCTCCCTGTGGAGCCTTTAAGTCGGAGGTGTCATGATTGCAGGCTTCCTCCATGATGACCCATAatgctccctgcttcctgtttcctcacATTTGTGATTGTGTGGAACCTCTTCCCGTCATGTCAGAATTAATCTGTGCGGCCAATAGGATAACCCCAGAGGTGGCCTGGTGAGCTGGTGTGCACCCGTAGCTCTAactacttgagaagctgaggtaggaggattgcttgagccaagagtttgagaccagcgaCATTGGAAGTTTAAAGGAAGGATGATCagaagtttgaagccaacctggtcgacgtgagaccttgtctcaaaaacaagagaCAGGCAAGCAGATAGGAAGGAGGCGGGGAAAGAAATAgagctcaggggctggagagatggctcagcggttagagcactgactgctcttccagaggtgctgagttcaattcccagcaaccacatggtggctcacaaccatctgtaatgggatctgatgccctcctccggTGTGTATGAAAACAGAtatggtgtactcatacataaagtaaataaataaatttttaaaaaaagaagaaatagagctCAGAATAGCTGGGGAAGTGccgcacacctataatcccagtattcaagAGACTTTGGCAGGAGGATTTataggtcaaggccagcctgaactatagcGGCTCTAGGGCCAGCTTAGGCCatgtcttagtcggggtttctaacgcaacaaaacaccatgaccaaaaatcaaATTGGAGAGaggagggtttattcagcttacacttccacattactgttgattactaaaggaagtcaggccaggaactcagacaggtgaggaggcaggagttgatgcacaggccatggaggggtactgcttactggcttgctcagcgtgctttcttatagaacccaggaccaacagcccagggatggcaccaaccacagtGGGCTGGTGTCTACCATCTAAtcattcattgagaaaatgccttacagctggatctcatggaggcatttcctcacctGAGACTTCTTCCTCTCGGATGACTCCAGCTTGCGTCAAGTGGCTACACAGAACCAGACAGTACAGGATATAAATAAGACGAACATCTGTCTCAGAAGCCCCCTCCCCCCGAGGGCAGCAAGCAATGACTCACTTGAGGATGGGACCAGATGTTCCTCCTTGCTCACTctgaaggagacagaagcacTTCCATGATGAGGCGAGGTCTCCATGGCAAATGACTAGAGCTTCAGGCAACAGTGTGTGACAGGGAAGACATGGGGCTAAGTCTAAGTCTTTAAGCACCAAggagggcatttttttttttagatttatttatttatttatataagtacactgtagctgtcttcagacacaccagaagagggcatcagatcacattacagatggttgtgagccaccatgtggttgctgggatttgaactcaggacctctggaagagcagtcagtgctcttaaccgctgagccatctccaaggaGGGCATTTTAAAGAGTAGAGGAAGAGAGGTCTATGAAGAAGTTATGAATAGTAGAGAAGgagggatagatagatggagCTTCAGAAATGCTgggtcggggctggagagacggctcagcagttgagtgctgctctttcagagcccCGGAGCTGTTTCCAGCACAAGCACCCGGAGGCTCACGATTATGTGAAACTCCAGTTTAGGGACTCTGGCTGCTCCTTTGGACCTCGGACGGCAACCACACACATTcaaggcacacactcacacactcatcaattgaaaaatcatttaaaaaatttttaaaaacgaAACATCACGTTGGTATGAAGATCATCAGGATTGGCGGAAACAAGTGAAGATTACTACTGGGCCTGGAACCACAGGGCTTCTCCCTAACCTCAGGAAGGCAGTTTCCTATAGGCGAGGAACTCAAACCAGAACTGGAGGTGAGGGCTAAGGTCAGAACAGGGTAGACAGCTCTTTGAAGAGAGCAACTCTTGTTCTTGtaaaggacctaggtttgattcccagcatccatgtagtggctcacaactgtctgactccagttcctggggatctgatgctctccttGACTTCCAagttcaccacacacacacacacacacacacacacacacacacacacacacacacacacacactcagtacacagatatacatgcatggAAAACctcataaacaataaaaata
Protein-coding sequences here:
- the Upk2 gene encoding uroplakin-2, whose translation is MVRRANDSKVVKSGFVVPPCRGRRELVSVVDSGAGFTVTRLSAYQVTNLTPGTKYYISYRVQKGMSTESSPETPMSTLPRRNMESIGLGMARTGGMVVITVLLSVAMFLLVVGLIIALALGAHK